TAAGGTGGCGTTTGATAATAGCCATAGTCCTCATTACTGTAGCCATGCCTGCGATAGTTGTATGAGGAGGTGGAGTACTGAGGTGCATAATAGGTGATTACTTCAGCAGGTTGGGTTTCTTGTTGCTGCTGATAATAGTACTGCTGGTTGAAATTATAATATTCAGGATTATAAGGGTATGGCCATAGCTCAGCTCTTCTTCCTGTTTTCCTCACTGCTTTAAGAACCTTCTTCTGGTCTGCCCAACCCATCACTGTCACTTTTTGCAAGGCCATGTCTATGTCTATGTCATCTACTCCTGAGAAAACACACAAAAatgaagttaattaattaatcattaatcGAAGCCCCATATATATAGATTTTAACATGGAAAGGAAGAAGGAAGGCTTTGAGATTTCTGAGGACAAGTAAATACTAAATGGGAGACATGCATGGTAAATAAATATGTTAAGTACCATTTAGTTTTTGAAGAGCCTTCTTAATTTTGGCTTCACAGCCAGCACAATCCATATGAACTCTCATCTCTGTGATCTGCAAAGCAAGAACAAGAAGTTCATGTTACTATTATACTCCAAATACTGAAGTTTGACATCAAAAAGTGGCAGACAATAACATGCAGAACGCTTGCCATATATGGACATTAATTAATGAACAAAGCACGCAATAGCAAATTAATGTACACACCAAGACAAGGAAactaaagaaagagagaatttaaTTACCGTCATCTTGAAATAGCTTGAGAACACTAAGGAGGGTTTTGCTTTCTTGGAGTTTATGATGTGATGAAGAACAATACGTGAAGAAAGTGGCTATATATAGAGCTGATAGACGAGCAACATTTTTTGTTTTCTTAATTTCGGTTGTACCTTGGGAGTTAAGTACAAGAGAGGGGATAAGAAAGAATAAAATAGTGAATAGTCtccactgaccttttcttttctcttctttcaaTTTGCTTCTAAGCGACAGAACTTGCACCAAAGATTCGACAGAAAGTGCATAGCAGCTGCTTCCAAGTCAGAATGGAAGGCTACCCTTGCAAGAAATACATAGATCCTTTCATTTGAATGTCTGTGGTGGAATCCAAACTAGGCTTCAAGCATGTTAATCCTTTCTTTTTCATCAACCGCatgtttaatattttaaataattatcttGAAGATTAATAATTTTGAAAATTCGggtttctttttattattattattattgtctaCAAAAGTATATAAATCATATTAATCGCATTAATCTTAGTAATTAAGAAAATTTCTTTCTGGCTAAGGATACACAGCTGGTCATTTTTTCTGGACTATTATATGTGGTTTTGGCAAACGCGTACTGGGTGTGGCGGTCGATTGGAGGATGCGTCATAATTCTCTTACGCGTACAATCCAACAAAcccaataattaataattaataatagggGGAGACTGAAGGTGTACTTGCTAGGTAAATTACTTGAGTATGACCTCATTAGAAATGAGATCATTGCCATCAATCCAATGTCAATTATTAGATTGCAATTTCCAGGCAATTTTACTATAGAAAATTCTCCTTTGCCCCCAATTTTGATTTTTCTATATGAATAAGTTTGACAAATTAATAATGCTACATATTATAAGACTTTGCTCTTTGGATTTATGgggatatttaataaataaactaattaattactTGCCCAGTTTCATTGTCATATGGCGTAATTCAATGGCGTATATTCAGAGTTTTGGTGAAGGAAAACACTTTTATACTATAAAAATAagtacaaaatttaaagatatttagTGAAAGGGTTGAATTTAGAATGAATTATTAGCGTTTTAATTGTTCGCTAAATGCCAGTTGACTTGAAGTCATTTCATATTAAAGAAGTAAAtcgaattaattgtttaattaattatttctaaTTGCAATTGATTGAGGTTTATTGCCTTGAGTGATACATGTCATCTCAAAATAATGTAGAACTATTCGTCATCATTTTTTCTCGAAAGCAAATTTATGACATGATATTTTTAGATAAATTTTACCTTCTATTTCTGAATTTAGAGTGTTGTAATAACACTATCTCTAGGTTTTAGTTTGCAATATAAAACTCTCTCAATCTTAATTTAAATAACACTAAACTCCTAGGTTTAGTGTTTTTAAGAAAGGCCTATTAGTCTAGATTTAG
The Hevea brasiliensis isolate MT/VB/25A 57/8 chromosome 18, ASM3005281v1, whole genome shotgun sequence genome window above contains:
- the LOC110634899 gene encoding heavy metal-associated isoprenylated plant protein 28 — translated: MTITEMRVHMDCAGCEAKIKKALQKLNGVDDIDIDMALQKVTVMGWADQKKVLKAVRKTGRRAELWPYPYNPEYYNFNQQYYYQQQQETQPAEVITYYAPQYSTSSYNYRRHGYSNEDYGYYQTPPYSIVDEKASAMFSDENPHACSIM